The Sulfitobacter donghicola DSW-25 = KCTC 12864 = JCM 14565 genome has a segment encoding these proteins:
- a CDS encoding hydantoinase/oxoprolinase N-terminal domain-containing protein, with protein MALLLGVDTGGTYTDAVIIRDERDVIASAKALTTRQDLAIGVGGAVQAVLAQSGIAAGDIALASLSTTLATNALVEGQGGRVALIYIGFRESDLEKHGLLDALKGDPSVVLDGGHNHAGGEAAPLDENGLRAFLAAHGAGVGGFAVASQFATRNPAHELRAMALVAEITGRPVSASHQLSAKLNGPKRAMTAVLNARLIGMIDRLIGRAEDTLSDLGVTAPLMVVRGDGALISSAQARERPIETILSGPAASIVGARWMTGADLALVSDIGGTTTDVALLKDGRPAIDPAGARVGPYRTMVEAVAMRTTGLGGDSEVHFLTEGLHGGVVLGPRRVLPISLVAVDAPEVVHRALDSQLRSTLPSEHDGRFVRAVAGQTMEGIGTREQALLDRIGDAVHPLGDVLRSRIEHGALKRLIERGLVQVAGVTPSDASHVLGTAEAWDAEAAEKALTLFGRRRTGSGDRLANDPAMMAKIIVDQLEQQTALALLETAFAEEEVGYGLEPDVLARHVLMQRGLGGHSELVRLETGLAVPVIGLGASAGTYYPAVGTRLGCEMILPEHAGVANAIGAVVGRVTMREVGTVTSPSEGKFRVHLTEGPQDFGNEDEALASLETVLRKRALSAAQAAGAEDIQISVTQDVRTAHVESRDVFVEAEITVEASGRPRVAS; from the coding sequence ATGGCTTTGCTTTTGGGCGTTGATACAGGCGGGACTTATACGGATGCGGTGATCATTCGGGATGAGCGGGACGTCATCGCCAGCGCCAAGGCGCTCACCACGCGGCAGGATTTGGCGATCGGGGTTGGCGGTGCTGTTCAGGCGGTGCTGGCGCAATCGGGGATCGCGGCGGGGGATATTGCGCTGGCGTCATTGTCCACCACGCTGGCGACCAATGCCTTGGTCGAGGGGCAGGGCGGGCGCGTGGCGCTGATCTATATCGGGTTCAGGGAAAGCGATCTGGAAAAGCATGGGCTGCTGGATGCGCTAAAGGGTGATCCGTCGGTTGTGCTGGACGGGGGGCATAACCACGCAGGCGGCGAGGCCGCGCCGCTGGATGAGAACGGTTTGCGCGCGTTTTTGGCCGCGCATGGGGCGGGTGTTGGCGGGTTTGCTGTTGCCTCGCAATTCGCCACGCGCAACCCAGCGCATGAGTTGCGCGCGATGGCATTGGTGGCCGAGATAACAGGGCGGCCTGTGTCGGCTTCGCATCAGTTGTCGGCCAAGCTGAACGGGCCAAAGCGCGCGATGACGGCGGTGCTGAATGCGCGGTTGATCGGGATGATTGATCGCTTGATTGGGCGCGCCGAAGATACGCTGAGCGATCTGGGCGTGACTGCGCCGCTGATGGTGGTGCGCGGTGACGGGGCGCTGATTTCCAGCGCGCAGGCCCGAGAGCGGCCGATTGAGACGATCCTGAGCGGCCCTGCCGCGTCGATTGTCGGGGCGCGGTGGATGACGGGTGCTGATCTGGCGCTGGTGTCTGATATTGGCGGGACGACAACGGATGTGGCGCTGCTAAAGGACGGGCGTCCAGCGATTGATCCTGCGGGTGCGCGGGTGGGTCCGTATCGCACCATGGTCGAGGCCGTAGCCATGCGCACCACAGGCTTAGGCGGCGACAGCGAGGTGCATTTTCTGACCGAAGGGTTGCATGGCGGTGTCGTGTTGGGCCCACGGCGGGTGCTGCCGATTTCACTGGTGGCGGTGGATGCGCCCGAGGTGGTGCACAGGGCGCTAGATTCCCAGCTGCGCAGCACGCTTCCCAGTGAACATGACGGGCGGTTTGTGCGCGCGGTTGCGGGGCAAACGATGGAGGGGATCGGCACGCGCGAGCAGGCCTTGCTGGACCGGATCGGCGATGCGGTTCATCCGTTGGGCGATGTGTTACGCTCGCGGATCGAGCATGGCGCGTTAAAGCGTTTGATCGAACGCGGTTTGGTGCAGGTGGCGGGGGTGACGCCTTCGGATGCGAGCCATGTTTTGGGAACTGCCGAGGCGTGGGATGCAGAGGCGGCGGAAAAGGCGCTGACCCTATTCGGGCGCAGGCGGACTGGATCGGGGGATCGGTTGGCCAATGACCCTGCGATGATGGCAAAGATCATTGTGGATCAGTTGGAACAGCAGACCGCTTTGGCCTTGTTAGAGACTGCTTTTGCCGAAGAAGAGGTGGGTTACGGGCTGGAGCCTGATGTGTTGGCGCGGCATGTTTTGATGCAGCGCGGGCTGGGCGGGCATAGTGAGTTGGTGCGCCTTGAAACGGGATTGGCGGTGCCTGTGATCGGCTTGGGGGCCTCGGCGGGGACGTATTACCCTGCGGTGGGAACGCGGCTGGGGTGTGAGATGATCCTGCCGGAGCATGCAGGCGTTGCGAATGCGATTGGCGCGGTGGTGGGCCGTGTCACCATGCGTGAGGTGGGCACGGTTACGTCGCCTAGCGAAGGCAAGTTTCGGGTTCACCTGACTGAAGGGCCGCAAGATTTCGGGAATGAGGATGAGGCGCTGGCCAGTCTGGAAACGGTGCTGCGCAAGCGCGCCCTGAGTGCTGCGCAAGCGGCGGGGGCTGAGGATATTCAGATATCTGTCACGCAGGATGTGCGCACGGCCCATGTGGAATCCAGAGACGTGTTTGTGGAGGCGGAAATCACTGTTGAGGCCTCTGGCCGTCCACGGGTGGCCAGCTAG
- the msrA gene encoding peptide-methionine (S)-S-oxide reductase MsrA: MSTERAVLAGGCFWGMQDLIRKRKGVVDTRVGYSGGDVPNATYRNHGTHAEAIEVTFDPALLSYRDLLELFFQIHDPTTINRQGNDMGMSYRSAIYYEDDAQKAVALDTIADIEASGIWPGKVVTEVEPVSDFWEAEPEHQDYLERIPNGYTCHFPRPDWVLPKR, translated from the coding sequence ATGAGCACTGAGCGCGCCGTACTGGCAGGAGGATGTTTCTGGGGTATGCAGGACCTGATCCGCAAACGCAAAGGTGTGGTGGATACCCGCGTTGGCTATTCTGGTGGCGACGTGCCGAATGCCACCTACCGCAACCACGGCACCCACGCCGAAGCGATTGAGGTCACCTTTGACCCTGCTCTGCTGTCTTATCGTGACCTTCTCGAACTCTTCTTCCAAATCCACGATCCGACCACCATCAATCGCCAAGGCAACGACATGGGGATGAGCTATCGCTCGGCGATCTACTATGAGGATGACGCGCAAAAAGCCGTCGCACTAGACACCATCGCCGATATCGAAGCCTCTGGCATTTGGCCCGGTAAGGTCGTGACCGAAGTGGAACCCGTCAGCGATTTCTGGGAGGCAGAGCCCGAGCATCAAGACTACCTTGAGCGTATCCCGAACGGGTACACCTGCCATTTCCCGCGCCCCGATTGGGTGCTGCCCAAACGCTAA
- the msrB gene encoding peptide-methionine (R)-S-oxide reductase MsrB, whose protein sequence is MTGYTKNPDVIATLSPEEFYVTQESGTERPGTGKLLANKEPGIYVDIVSGEPLFASTDKYESGCGWPSFTKAIEPAHVQELSDTTLGMVRTEVRSTHGDSHLGHVFPDGPPDRGGLRYCINSASLRFVHRDDMQAEGYGDYINQVEDIT, encoded by the coding sequence TTGACCGGATATACCAAAAACCCCGACGTCATCGCGACCCTCTCACCAGAAGAGTTCTACGTCACCCAAGAAAGCGGCACAGAACGCCCCGGCACGGGCAAACTCTTGGCGAATAAAGAACCCGGCATCTACGTCGATATCGTATCCGGCGAGCCCCTTTTTGCATCCACCGACAAATACGAAAGCGGCTGCGGCTGGCCCAGCTTTACCAAAGCAATCGAACCCGCCCACGTCCAAGAGCTCAGCGATACGACCCTCGGCATGGTCCGCACCGAAGTGCGCAGCACCCATGGCGACAGCCACCTCGGCCACGTGTTCCCCGATGGCCCGCCAGACCGCGGCGGCCTGCGTTATTGCATCAACTCCGCCTCCCTGCGCTTTGTCCACCGCGACGATATGCAGGCCGAAGGCTATGGCGACTACATCAACCAAGTAGAGGACATCACATGA